A DNA window from Xiphias gladius isolate SHS-SW01 ecotype Sanya breed wild chromosome 3, ASM1685928v1, whole genome shotgun sequence contains the following coding sequences:
- the bud31 gene encoding protein BUD31 homolog, with translation MPKVKRSRKPPPDGWELIEPTLDELDQKMREAETEPHEGKRKVESLWPIFRLHHQRSRYIFDLFYKRKAISRELYEYCIKEGYADKNLIAKWKKQGYENLCCLRCIQTRDTNFGTNCICRVPKSKLEVGRIIECTHCGCRGCSG, from the exons ATGCCCAAAGTAAAGAGGAGTCGGAAGCCACCCCCAGACGGCTGGGAGCTCATTGAGCCCACTTTGGACGAGCTGGATCAGAAAATGAGAGAAG CTGAAACAGAGCCTCACGAGGGAAAGCGAAAGGTGGAGTCCCTTTGGCCAATTTTCAGGCTGCACCATCAGCGGAGTCGATACATCTTCGACCTCTTCTACAAAAGGAAAGCCATCAGCAGAG AGCTGTATGAGTATTGCATAAAGGAAGGCTATGCAGACAAGAACCTGATTGCCAAGTGGAAGAAACAGGGCTACGAGAACCTGTGCTGCCTGCGTTGCATCCAAACAAGAGACACCAACTTTGGAACTAACTGCATCTGCAGAGTCCCCAAGAGCAAACTGGAAGTC ggaAGGATCATTGAATGCACCCACTGCGGATGTAGAGGTTGTTCTGGCTAA